The following DNA comes from Camelina sativa cultivar DH55 chromosome 14, Cs, whole genome shotgun sequence.
ATCGGTCCTTTTAACGTTGTAGTGATAGTGAGAGAGTTTTTAACCTGAAGAAAAGTGAGTAGCAAAATAACTCCTGAGTTCCAAATACCGTGTATGACCATTGGGGTAATGAGATTGCGAGTTTGTGCATATGATAATCCCAAAACACTTCCTAAAcccaaaggaaaaagaaagatacttACAGAGATGTTTATAACCATGAGAAGATGCTAATGCTATTGTTTTGAGTTATGTTATACCTAGAATAAACAGCTGTGGGAATTCACCGGGTGTGAGATGAGCAAGGGCAAACGCAGCTGAGCTGATGATAATTGCTATTGGGGTTGGGACCCTGAAATGccgagaaaaaacaaaatgtagaaAGCTGTTGTCCAGAACCAAATGAGAAGAAGACAAGAGGTTTTACCATTTGGTAAGAGAGACCATGAAGAATCCACGAAAGACAGTCTCCTCAAGAAGTGGGGCAAGGATTCCAGTTATGCCCACTAAGCTTAAGGTGCTGTAAAATCACCATGTACAATGTGATCAGAATCCTAGTATTAATGCTCATCCTCGTTTCTATTGCTTTGCGGGAAATACCTGATGCTTGAAGATCCAATTAATGGAAGAAGCTTCATCAAAGAGTCTACCTGAAAACATCACACTAGGCCTCATTACTATTATTCATCAGATATTTCAGAAAATTACATAATATCTGGTAGTGAATCCTGCTCCTAACCTCCCTCTCGGGTGCCTCTGTCCTGAACAAGGATAAAGCAACACCTGTTAACGCAATAGCACCAACGGCACCAACTAGACCGATTCCACCCCACACGAGCCATCCTTTTTGCAGGTTGAAGGGTTGTCTCAAATCTGAAGATTGAACGAAAGGTCAAAATGCCAATAAAAGAACAAACCATGCAAGACAAATGCCGAATAAAAAGAAGAGCAAAATACCATAGCGAAGAATATCTTCAGGAAGTGGCTCGAAGGTTTTGGCAACAGTGAATATGACAGCAAGCACCACTGCAGTTGTTAAGCTGCAAAGTATTTAGATAAAGTCATTCAACATAAGGCATTTCAAAAACACTCAAGAAAGAACTAACTTTACAAAGTAAAATAATCAGCTAAAGCAGTGAGATTCTATAATACtgtaagttaaaaaaaagagCTACGACTGTGAGTATGTAACTGGAATACACAAAGAATAGAAGTTTTGGTACCCTTGATCCAGGAACAAAATTTCCGCCTTATCGTCCAAACTCAGTTTCTCAGCATCAATTCCTAAAAACGGTATGACTGCCATCTCGGTTAATCCTGTCAAAACAAAACTGCCTGGGAACACAATTAATCTCACTCCCCCATACATCAAAATAGTTAAGAACTTGAGANNNNNNNNNNNNNNNNNNNNNNNNNNNNNNNNNNNNNNNNNNNNNNNNNNNNNNNNNNNNNNNNNNNNNNNNNNNNNNNNNNNNNNNNNNNNNNNNNNNNNNNNNNNNNNNNNNNNNNNNNNNNNNNNNNNNNNNNNNNNNNNNNNNNNNNNNNNNNNNNNNNNNNNNNNNNNNNNNNNNNNNNNNNNNNNNNNNNNNNNNNNNNNNNNNNNNNNNNNNNNNNNNNNNNNNNNNNNNNNNNNNNNNNNNNNNNNNNNNNNNNNNNNNNNNNNNNNNNNNNNNNNNNNNNNNNNNNNNNNNNNNNNNNNNNNNNNNNNNNNNNNNNNNNNNNNNNNNNNNNNNNNNNNNNNNNNNNNNNNNNNNNNNNNNNNNNNNNNNNNNNNNNNNNNNNNNNNNNNNNNNNNNNNNNNNNNNNNNNNNNNNNNNNNNNNNNNNNNNNNNNNNNNNNNNNNNNNNNNNNNNNNNNNNNNNNNNNNNNNNNNNNNNNNNNNNNNNNNNNNNNNNNNNNNNNNNNNNNNNNNNNNNNNNNNNNNNNNNNNNNNNNNNNNNNNNNNNNNNNNNNNNNNNNNNNNNNNNNNNNNNNNNNNNNNNNNNNNNNNNNNNNNNNNNNNNNNNNNNNNNNNNNNNNNNNNNNNNNNNNNNNNNNNNNNNNNNNNNNNNNNNNNNNNNNNNNNNNNNNNNNNNNNNNNNNNNNNNNNNNNNNNNNNNNNNNNNNNNNNNNNNNNNNNNNNNNNNNNNNNNNNNNNNNNNNNNNNNNNNNNNNNNNNNNNNNNNNNNNNNNNNNNNNNNNNNNNNNNNNNNNNNNNNNNNNNNNNNNNNNNNNNNNNNNNNNNNNNNNNNNNNNNNNNNNNNNNNNNNNNNNNNNNNNNNNNNNNNNNNNNNNNNNNNNNNNNNNNNNNNNNNNNNNNNNNNNNNNNNNNNNNNNNNNNNNNNNNNNNNNNNNNNNNNNNNNNNNNNNNNNNNNNNNNNNNNNNNNNNNNNNNNNNNNNNNNNNNNNNNNNNNNNNNNNNNNNNNNNNNNNNNNNNNNNNNNNNNNNNNNNNNNNNNNNNNNNNNNNNNNNNNNNNNNNNNNNNNNNNNNNNNNNNNNNNNNNNNNNNNNNNNNNNNNNNNNNNNNNNNNNNNNNNNNNNNNNNNNNNNNNNNNNNNNNNNNNNNNNNNNNNNNNNNNNNNNNNNNNNNNNNNNNNNNNNNNNNNNNNNNNNNNNNNNNNNNNNNNNNNNNNNNNNNNNNNNNNNNNNNNNNNNNNNNNNNNNNNNNNNNNNNNNNNNNNNNNNNNNNNNNNNNNNNNNNNNNNNNNNNNNNNNNNNNNNNNNNNNNNNNNNNNNNNNNNNNNNNNNNNNNNNNNNNNNNNNNNNNNNNNNNNNNNNNNNNNNNNNNNNNNNNNNNNNNNNNNNNNNNNNNNNNNNNNNNNNNNNNNNNNNNNNNNNNNNNNNNNNNNNNNNNNNNNNNNNNNNNNNNNNNNNNNNNNNNNNNNNNNNNNNNNNNNNNNNNNNNNNNNNNNNNNNNNNNNNNNNNNNNNNNNNNNNNNNNNNNNNNNNNNNNNNNNNNNNNNNNNNNNNNNNNNNNNNNNNNNNNNNNNNNNNNNNNNNNNNNNNNNNNNNNNNNNNNNNNNNNNNNNNNNNNNNNNNNNNNNNNNNNNNNNNNNNNNNNNNNNNNNNNNNNNNNNNNNNNNNNNNNNNNNNNNNNNNNNNNNNNNNNNNNNNNNNNNNNNNNNNNNNNNNNNNNNNNNNNNNNNNNNNNNNNNNNNNNNNNNNNNNNNNNNNNNNNNNNNNNNNNNNNNNNNNNNNNNNNNNNNNNNNNNNNNNNNNNNNNNNNNNNNNNNNNNNNNNNNNNNNNNNNNNNNNNNNNNNNNNNNNNNNNNNNNNNNNNNNNNNNNNNNNNNNNNNNNNNNNNNNNNNNNNNNNNNNNNNNNNNNNNNNNNNNNNNNNNNNNNNNNNNNNNNNNNNNNNNNNNNNNNNNNNNNNNNNNNNNNNNNNNNNNNNNNNNNNNNNNNNNNNNNNNNNNNNNNNNNNNNNNNNNNNNNNNNNNNNNNNNNNNNNNNNNNNNNNNNNNNNNNNNNNNNNNNNNNNNNNNNNNNNNNNNNNNNNNNNNNNNNNNNNNNNNNNNNNNNNNNNNNNNNNNNNNNNNNNNNNNNNNNNNNNNNNNNNNNNNNNNNNNNNNNNNNNNNNNNNNNNNNNNNNNNNNNNNNNNNNNNNNNNNNNNNNNNNNNNNNNNNNNNNNNNNNNNNNNNNNNNNNNNNNNNNNNNNNNNNNNNNNNNNNNNNNNNNNNNNNNNNNNNNNNNNNNNNNNNNNNNNNNNNNNNNNNNNNNNNNNNNNNNNNNNNNNNNNNNNNNNNNNNNNNNNNNNNNNNNNNNNNNNNNNNNNNNNNNNNNNNNNNNNNNNNNNNNNNNNNNNNNNNNNNNNNNNNNNNNNNNNNNNNNNNNNNNNNNNNNNNNNNNNNNNNNNNNNNNNNNNNNNNNNNNNNNNNNNNNNNNNNNNNNNNNNNNNNNNNNNNNNNNNNNNNNNNNNNNNNNNNNNNNNNNNNNNNNNNNNNNNNNNNNNNNNNNNNNNNNNNNNNNNNNNNNNNNNNNNNNNNNNNNNNNNNNNNNNNNNNNNNNNNNNNNNNNNNNNNNNNNNNNNNNNNNNNNNNNNNNNNNNNNNNNNNNNNNNNNNNNNNNNNNNNNNNNNNNNNNNNNNNNNNNNNNNNNNNNNNNNNNNNNNNNNNNNNNNNNNNNNNNNNNNNNNNNNNNNNNNNNNNNNNNNNNNNNNNNNNNNNNNNNNNNNNNNNNNNNNNNNNNNNNNNNNNNNNNNNNNNNNNNNNNNNNNNNNNNNNNNNNNNNNNNNNNNNNNNNNNNNNNNNNNNNNNNNNNNNNNNNNNNNNNNNNNNNNNNNNNNNNNNNNNNNNNNNNNNNNNNNNNNNNNNNNNNNNNNNNNNNNNNNNNNNNNNNNNNNNNNNNNNNNNNNNNNNNNNNNNNNNNNNNNNNNNNNNNNNNNNNNNNNNNNNNNNNNNNNNNNNNNNNNNNNNNNNNNNNNNNNNNNNNNNNNNNNNNNNNNNNNNNNNNNNNNNNNNNNNNNNNNNNNNNNNNNNNNNNNNNNNNNNNNNNNNNNNNNNNNNNNNNNNNNNNNNNNNNNNNNNNNNNNNNNNNNNNNNNNNNNNNNNNNNNNNNNNNNNNNNNNNNNNNNNNNNNNNNNNNNNNNNNNNNNNNNNNNNNNNNNNNNNNNNNNNNNNNNNNNNNNNNNNNNNNNNNNNNNNNNNNNNNNNNNNNNNNNNNNNNNNNNNNNNNNNNNNNNNNNNNNNNNNNNNNNNNNNNNNNNNNNNNNNNNNNNNNNNNNNNNNNNNNNNNNNNNNNNNNNNNNNNNNNNNNNNNNNNNNNNNNNNNNNNNNNNNNNNNNNNNNNNNNNNNNNNNNNNNNNNNNNNNNNNNNNNNNNNNNNNNNNNNNNNNNNNNNNNNNNNNNNNNNNNNNNNNNNNNNNNNNNNNNNNNNNNNNNNNNNNNNNNNNNNNNNNNNNNNNNNNNNNNNNNNNNNNNNNNNNNNNNNNNNNNNNNNNNNNNNNNNNNNNNNNNNNNNNNNNNNNNNNNNNNNNNNNNNNNNNNNNNNNNNNNNNNNNNNNNNNNNNNNNNNNNNNNNNNNNNNNNNNNNNNNNNNNNNNNNNNNNNNNNNNNNNNNNNNNNNNNNNNNNNNNNNNNNNNNNNNNNNNNNNNNNNNNNNNNNNNNNNNNNNNNNNNNNNNNNNNNNNNNNNNNNNNNNNNNNNNNNNNNNNNNNNNNNNNNNNNNNNNNNNNNNNNNNNNNNNNNNNNNNNNNNNNNNNNNNNNNNNNNNNNNNNNNNNNNNNNNNNNNNNNNNNNNNNNNNNNNNNNNNNNNNNNNNNNNNNNNNNNNNNNNNNNNNNNNNNNNNNNNNNNNNNNNNNNNNNNNNNNNNNNNNNNNNNNNNNNNNNNNNNNNNNNNNNNNNNNNNNNNNNNNNNNNNNNNNNNNNNNNNNNNNNNNNNNNNNNNNNNNNNNNNNNNNNNNNNNNNNNNNNNNNNNNNNNNNNNNNNNNNNNNNNNNNNNNNNNNNNNNNNNNNNNNNNNNNNNNNNNNNNNNNNNNNNNNNNNNNNNNNNNNNNNNNNNNNNNNNNNNNNNNNNNNNNNNNNNNNNNNNNNNNNNNNNNNNNNNNNNNNNNNNNNNNNNAAAGCTTTTGACTAGAGTACCTTAATGCACAAGCGAACGAAGTTAAGGAAACTGTCTGCCATTCCCATGGAACTTCCCACCTCTGAAGTATCGGCCACTCTGAGCTACCTCCTTGtaactagaaaacaaaaccaattaaaactttaatattttcttaaaaacctGACCTTTATTCACAATTCAATACAATTTGGATTCAatcgaaagagaaaaaaaaacacatagaGCTGCTTCAGAAAAATTCAGACCGGAAAACTAATTGAGCTAAGAGTCAGAGAAACAGTAACCTTTCCATCTCCTCCAGGTTCTTTCCCAGAATTGAAAATGCAAGCGGATCTCCATTTCCTCCGGTTAACCGTAAATAACCGGCGGTTAGCAAATCCCCGAGAAAACCGGCTCAAACAGCCGCCGTTGTAAGTCTTCGGCAGAATGATCCTCCTCCGTGAATCGGAGAAACAGAAAAGAGTCGAAGATTGAGATAAACAAGAGACTATCTGTGAAACCATTTTTGAACTCTTTGCctgaaaaaaacttttatttttccttcttctaaGAGAACTTCCACACAGACGAAGAAGATAAGATCCGACTGAAACGGGCGGGTAAAAACCCCCGTATTAAATTAAGGCCCAATTATATCAATTTAGGCCCAAATCCTTCAAGGACCAAAACAACTCGGAGGGTCTTTGTCGAAAAGGTCATAGTATGTCACAAAAATACGTACATCCCTCGTGTTTcctaatttgtaattttgttccCTAGGAGAATCATATCATATCcacttatattttcttttaacatttaataaaaaaaattcgtcTTCGTTTTGTaaccaagacaaaaataattaatgttttttcgAGCATTAGCACAGATCTACTGGCAAATATGCAATCTTGTCCCACTAATGGAACCTACAGGCTACACGACACGCATTGAACAAGTGACAGTGTGACACATAGCTTCAGTAACTTCTTCACTTCGTCTATTTATATATTCTCAAACCTAAATCATCTACAAGAAATACtaatgcaaaaaacaaaaatatggctACTACcttaacttcatcttcttcaactccaAACACATCTTTTGATTTCATGATGAACAATAACAGTAACAATCTCTATggtcctttctcttcttcttctacttctttttcttacttGACAAACAAGGAAGATGCTCTCACGCAGCAGAACCTCATGAGTGGTGGTATCAATCCAGATGTTCTTGGAGTTAACAAGAAAGcttctgaagatttggagatcagTGTGTTTGGTGCTGAGAAGTACTTTAATGGAGATATGGATTCCGACCATAGTCCTAGACTTGTGTCTCTTCCGCCAAACCCTGAAGTTCCTATCGAGAGAATCTNAACGATTATATGTACATACAGAGGATAGTCACTGAACATCTTAACTACTTAACCAAAACAGAGAGTATCTTTCATCTTTCAAAACAATCTACTCAACCATCACATTTATCCTAACACACAGTCTACGTTTTAGCAAAATCCAAccataaaatttaaccaaaggAAAGCTTTTGACTAGAGTACCTTAATGCACAAGCGAACGAAGTTAAGGAAACTGTCTGCCATTCCCATGGAACTTCCCACCTCTGAAGTATCGGCCACTCTGAGCTACCTCCTTGtaactagaaaacaaaaccaattaaaactttaatattttcttaaaaacctGACCTTTATTCACAATTCAATACAATTTGGATTCAatcgaaagagaaaaaaaaacacatagaGCTGCTTCAGAAAAATTCAGACCGGAAAACTAATTGAGCTAAGAGTCAGAGAAACAGTAACCTTTCCATCTCCTCCAGGTTCTTTCCCAGAATTGAAAATGCAAGCGGATCTCCATTTCCTCCGGTTAACCGTAAATAACCGGCGGTTAGCAAATCCCCGAGAAAACCGGCTCAAACAGCCGCCGTTGTAAGTCTTCGGCAGAATGATCCTCCTCCGTGAATCGGAGAAACAGAAAAGAGTCGAAGATTGAGATAAACAAGAGACTATCTGTGAAACCATTTTTGAACTCTTTGCctgaaaaaaacttttatttttccttcttctaaGAGAACTTCCACACAGACGAAGAAGATAAGATCCGACTGAAACGGGCGGGTAAAAACCCCCGTATTAAATTAAGGCCCAATTATATCAATTTAGGCCCAAATCCTTCAAGGACCAAAACAACTCGGAGGGTCTTTGTCGAAAAGGTCATAGTATGTCACAAAAATACGTACATCCCTCGTGTTTcctaatttgtaattttgttccCTAGGAGAATCATATCATATCcacttatattttcttttaacatttaataaaaaaaattcgtcTTCGTTTTGTaaccaagacaaaaataattaatgttttttcgAGCATTAGCACAGATCTACTGGCAAATATGCAATCTTGTCCCACTAATGGAACCTACAGGCTACACGACACGCATTGAACAAGTGACAGTGTGACACATAGCTTCAGTAACTTCTTCACTTCGTCTATTTATATATTCTCAAACCTAAATCATCTACAAGAAATACtaatgcaaaaaacaaaaatatggctACTACcttaacttcatcttcttcaactccaAACACATCTTTTGATTTCATGATGAACAATAACAGTAACAATCTCTATggtcctttctcttcttcttctacttctttttcttacttGACAAACAAGGAAGATGCTCTCACGCAGCAGAACCTCATGAGTGGTGGTATCAATCCAGATGTTCTTGGAGTTAACAAGAAAGcttctgaagatttggagatcagTGTGTTTGGTGCTGAGAAGTACTTTAATGGAGATATGGATTCCGACCATAGTCCTAGACTTGTGTCTCTTCCGCCAAACCCTGAAGTTCCTATCGAGAGAATCTTCGTCGGTCCGAAGCAAAGCTCGAAAAATTCGTCGGGAACTCCGAGTCTTCTGTCTGAATCCAGCTGGAATAGCCAGAGCTTGTTGCTCCAGAGCAAATATGTggagaagaacaacaagaacatCAAGAACAACTCTAGCTGCAACAGTTACTTGCAGGAGGAGAAGGATATTAGTAGCAATCACAAGGTGAGTAATAAGAAGAGTTTTCTCGCTAATCTTGGCTGCAGATGCGTTTGTTCGAATTGGAATTCAGTGGATGTCGTCGACGACAAGAAAAGAAGCTCTGGTCTGAAGAAGATCAAGACTCAGTCGAGTTTCTCTGGGAATCTAAGCTCAGAGATGAAGATtcataaacaacaacaagaagcaatTTTAGAGCAGAGGAAGTCTCTGGAAATATTTGGATCTCCTCTCGTTGAGAAGAGAATTATACAGAAGAAATTTCCATGGGAATACGCAAGCTCTGCTAAAGCTGAGGAACATGGAATCTCTGTGAAgttccaagaagaagatgatgggaGCGTGAGTGATGTAAGTACAGATCTTTTTGAGATTGAGAGCTTAACAGGGAAGGGAAAGCCCTTCTTTGCAAGGCAAGGAAGCAGTGATCCAGACTCACCAAATGGTTATGCACCGAGTGAGGTAAGCATACAGTGGAGTGTAGTAACGGCAAGTGTAGCAGATTACTCTGTTATGTCAGAATGTGCAACGAGTCCTGTCAAAAAGAACCGGTCTTTTCAGATTCCTCGAATCCCTATCATGGCGAAATCAAACCGAGAAACTGCTCCTCAGAGACGGAAATCGAGCAGTGGTGGTTTATTATTGGGATGCAAGAGTCATAAATCTGTTAGAGTCTCTGGTGATTCGTACACAAGCATGAACAGAACACCGAGTTATGTTCCAAGATTCCCCGTAGAAGCTAATCCTACAAGCGTTGAAACAAGAAGGAGGATCAGCAGTAGTTCGGGTTCTCACACGCAATCGTCTTTTTTGTATACTTAATGATNNNNNNNNNNNNNNNNNNNNNNNNNNNNNNNNNNNNNNNNNNNNNNNNNNNNNNNNNNNNNNNNNNNNNNNNNNNNNNNNNNNNNNNNNNNNNNNNNNNNNNNNNNNNNNNNNNNNNNNNNNNNNNNNNNNNNNNNNNNNNNNNNNNNNNNNNNNNNNNNNNNNNNNNNNNNNNNNNNNNNNNNNNNNNNNNNNNNNNNNNNNNNNNNNNNNNNNNNNNNNNNNNNNNNNNNNNNNNNNNNNNNNNNNNNNNNNNNNNNNNNNNNNNNNNNNNNNNNNNNNNNNNNNNNNNNNNNNNNNNNNNNNNNNNNNNNNNNNNNNNNNNNNNNNNNNNNNNNNNNNNNNNNNNNNNNNNNNNNNNNNNNNNNNNNNNNNNNNNNNNNNNNNNNNNNNNNNNNNNNNNNNNNNNNNNNNNNNNNNNNNNNNNNNNNNNNNNNNNNNNNNNNNNNNNNNNNNNNNNNNNNNNNNNNNNNNNNNNNNNNNNNNNNNNNNNNNNNNNNNNNNNNNNNNNNNNNNNNNNNNNNNNNNNNNNNNNNNNNNNNNNNNNNNNNNNNNNNNNNNNNNNNNNNNNNNNNNNNNNNNNNNNNNNNNNNNNNNNNNNNNNNNNNNNNNNNNNNNNNNNNNNNNNNNNNNNNNNNNNNNNNNNNNNNNNNNNNNNNNNNNNNNNNNNNNNNNNNNNNNNNNNNNNNNNNTTGCAAGGCAAGGAAGCAGTGATCCAGACTCACCAAATGGTTATGCACCGAGTGAGGTAAGCATACAGTGGAGTGTAGTAACGGCAAGTGTAGCAGATTACTCTGTTATGTCTGAATGTGCAACGAGTCCTGTCAAAAAGAACCGGTCTTTTCAGATTCCTCGAATCCCTATCATGGCGAAATCAAACCGAGAAACTGCTCCTCAGAGACGGAAATCGAGCAGTGGTGGTTTATTATTGGGATGCAAGAGTCATAAATCTGTTAGAGTCTCTGGTGATTCGTACACAAGCATGAACAGAACACCGAGTTATGTTCCAAGATTCCCCGTAGAAGCTAATCCTACAAGCGTTGAAACAAGAAGGAGGATCAGCAGTAGTTCGGGTTCTCACACGCAATCGTCTTTTTTGTATACTTAATGATGCCAAAAGTCTAAGCTCTTTTCTCTTTACATGTAATGTCTATTGAGtggaaaacatttgttttgCTAATACCATCTTCAAATTCTTGTACCTAAAAGTAACATTTCTGATCAAATTGATTCTGCAACGAGATAGTCGAGCTTGATTGAACAGGTTTATTAAGGAAGATTGT
Coding sequences within:
- the LOC104740091 gene encoding uncharacterized protein LOC104740091 isoform X2, whose protein sequence is MVSQIVSCLSQSSTLFCFSDSRRRIILPKTYNGGCLSRFSRGFANRRLFTVNRRKWRSACIFNSGKEPGGDGKLQGGSSEWPILQRWEVPWEWQTVSLTSFACALSFVLTGLTEMAVIPFLGIDAEKLSLDDKAEILFLDQGLTTAVVLAVIFTVAKTFEPLPEDILRYDLRQPFNLQKGWLVWGGIGLVGAVGAIALTGVALSLFRTEAPEREVDSLMKLLPLIGSSSISTLSLVGITGILAPLLEETVFRGFFMVSLTKWVPTPIAIIISSAAFALAHLTPGEFPQLFILGSVLGLSYAQTRNLITPMVIHGIWNSGVILLLTFLQIQGYDIKELLQAN
- the LOC104740091 gene encoding uncharacterized protein LOC104740091 isoform X3 yields the protein MAVIPFLGIDAEKLSLDDKAEILFLDQGLTTAVVLAVIFTVAKTFEPLPEDILRYDLRQPFNLQKGWLVWGGIGLVGAVGAIALTGVALSLFRTEAPEREVDSLMKLLPLIGSSSISTLSLVGITGILAPLLEETVFRGFFMVSLTKWVPTPIAIIISSAAFALAHLTPGEFPQLFILGSVLGLSYAQTRNLITPMVIHGIWNSGVILLLTFLQIQGYDIKELLQAN
- the LOC104740090 gene encoding protein PHYTOCHROME KINASE SUBSTRATE 2 isoform X2, giving the protein MATTLTSSSSTPNTSFDFMMNNNSNNLYGPFSSSSTSFSYLTNKEDALTQQNLMSGGINPDVLGVNKKASEDLEISVFGAEKYFNGDMDSDHSPRLVSLPPNPEVPIERIFVGPKQSSKNSSGTPSLLSESSWNSQSLLLQSKYVEKNNKNIKNNSSCNSYLQEEKDISSNHKVSNKKSFLANLGCRCVCSNWNSVDVVDDKKRSSGLKKIKTQSSFSGNLSSEMKIHKQQQEAILEQRKSLEIFGSPLVEKRIIQKKFPWEYASSAKAEEHGISVKFQEEDDGSVSDVSTDLFEIESLTGKGKPFFARQGSSDPDSPNGYAPSEVSIQWSVVTASVADYSVMSECATSPVKKNRSFQIPRIPIMAKSNRETAPQRRKSSSGGLLLGCKSHKSVRVSGDSYTSMNRTPSYVPRFPVEANPTSVETRRRISSSSGSHTQSSFLYT
- the LOC104740090 gene encoding protein PHYTOCHROME KINASE SUBSTRATE 2 isoform X3; protein product: MATTLTSSSSTPNTSFDFMMNNNSNNLYGPFSSSSTSFSYLTNKEDALTQQNLMSGGINPDVLGVNKKASEDLEISVFGAEKYFNGDMDSDHSPRLVSLPPNPEVPIERIFVGPKQSSKNSSGTPSLLSESSWNSQSLLLQSKYVEKNNKNIKNNSSCNSYLQEEKDISSNHKVSNKKSFLANLGCRCVCSNWNSVDVVDDKKRSSGLKKIKTQSSFSGNLSSEMKIHKQQQEAILEQRKSLEIFGSPLVEKRIIQKKFPWEYASSAKAEEHGISVKFQEEDDGSVSDVSTDLFEIESLTGKGKPFFARQGSSDPDSPNGYAPSEVSIQWSVVTASVADYSVMSECATSPVKKNRSFQIPRIPIMAKSNRETAPQRRKSSSGGLLLGCKSHKSVRVSGDSYTSMNRTPSYVPRFPVEANPTSVETRRRISSSSGSHTQSSFLYT
- the LOC104740090 gene encoding protein PHYTOCHROME KINASE SUBSTRATE 2 isoform X4; translated protein: MATTLTSSSSTPNTSFDFMMNNNSNNLYGPFSSSSTSFSYLTNKEDALTQQNLMSGGINPDVLGVNKKASEDLEISVFGAEKYFNGDMDSDHSPRLVSLPPNPEVPIERIFVGPKQSSKNSSGTPSLLSESSWNSQSLLLQSKYVEKNNKNIKNNSSCNSYLQEEKDISSNHKVSNKKSFLANLGCRCVCSNWNSVDVVDDKKRSSGLKKIKTQSSFSGNLSSEMKIHKQQQEAILEQRKSLEIFGSPLVEKRIIQKKFPWEYASSAKAEEHGISVKFQEEDDGSVSDVSTDLFEIESLTGKGKPFFARQGSSDPDSPNGYAPSEVSIQWSVVTASVADYSVMSECATSPVKKNRSFQIPRIPIMAKSNRETAPQRRKSSSGGLLLGCKSHKSVRVSGDSYTSMNRTPSYVPRFPVEANPTSVETRRRISSSSGSHTQSSFLYT
- the LOC104740090 gene encoding protein PHYTOCHROME KINASE SUBSTRATE 2 isoform X1, with the protein product MATTLTSSSSTPNTSFDFMMNNNSNNLYGPFSSSSTSFSYLTNKEDALTQQNLMSGGINPDVLGVNKKASEDLEISVFGAEKYFNGDMDSDHSPRLVSLPPNPEVPIERIFVGPKQSSKNSSGTPSLLSESSWNSQSLLLQSKYVEKNNKNIKNNSSCNSYLQEEKDISSNHKVSNKKSFLANLGCRCVCSNWNSVDVVDDKKRSSGLKKIKTQSSFSGNLSSEMKIHKQQQEAILEQRKSLEIFGSPLVEKRIIQKKFPWEYASSAKAEEHGISVKFQEEDDGSVSDVSTDLFEIESLTGKGKPFFARQGSSDPDSPNGYAPSEVSIQWSVVTASVADYSVMSECATSPVKKNRSFQIPRIPIMAKSNRETAPQRRKSSSGGLLLGCKSHKSVRVSGDSYTSMNRTPSYVPRFPVEANPTSVETRRRISSSSGSHTQSSFLYT